The following proteins are co-located in the Bradysia coprophila strain Holo2 chromosome X unlocalized genomic scaffold, BU_Bcop_v1 contig_130, whole genome shotgun sequence genome:
- the LOC119067882 gene encoding endoplasmic reticulum mannosyl-oligosaccharide 1,2-alpha-mannosidase: MFETKTDHISLLVPGSISSEYGGSRKSLKRHWNQLSRLQRNFIFIAIVVVVITLLLLIPNDKPKENFNEETNHIKIEPFDEPKPAKPIFQNVLPNQIDESIKESPNENLNQNSQIVDSILEEPKEQSNDENNIKNAIDTIERETEGAKDFKGSTNNRQKAVVDAFKHAWKGYKEFAWGHDNLKPMSMGSHDWFGLGLTIVDSLDTLYIMDLQEEFEEARNWIEMYLKFDKNVEVNLFEVTIRVLGGLLSTYHLSGDKMFLTKAIDLGNRLLPCFDSPSGIPFSDINLSTMKAHSPKWSPDSSTSEVTTIQLEFRDLSRSTGDSNYEEISARINEKVHSLPKKDGLVPIFINANTGTFRNFATISLGARGDSYYEYLLKQWLQTGKKDDDFIIGDYKTAIGGVLEHLVKETPKEHHVYIGELINGKDFKPKMDHLTCYLPGTLLLGHKNGMPPTHLKLAQDLLETCYQTYMKQPTQLAPEITYFNLNGESESDLYVKTTDAHNLLRPEFVESLYYFYALTGNATYQDMGWNIFQAFEKYTKVKNGYTSIGNVKSVLNVKPRDMMESFFLGETLKYFYLLFSDDRKEIDLEKFVFNSEAHPLPIRTN, encoded by the exons aTGTTTGAAACAAAGACCGATCATATTTCGCTGCTTGTACCGGGTTCGATTAGTTCCGAATACGGCGGCAGCAGAAAAAGTCTGAAACGG CACTGGAATCAACTGTCTCGTCTTCAACGTAATTTCATATTCATAGCAATAGTAGTCGTAGTTATCACATTACTGTTACTGATACCAAATGATAAACCGAAGGAGAATTTCAATGAAGAGACAAACCACATCAAAATCGAACCATTCGATGAGCCTAAGCCGGCGAaaccgatttttcaaaatgttctgCCCAATCAGATAGATGAATCGATCAAAGAATCACcgaacgaaaatttaaatcaaaatagtCAAATTGTCGATAGCATTTTGGAGGAACCGAAAGAGCAGTCAAACGATGAGAATAATATTAAGAATGCCATTGACACGATCGAGCGGGAAACCGAAGGTGCAAAAGATTTCAAGGGCTCGACGAATAATCGACAGAAGGCAGTCGTTGATGCATTCAAGCATGCGTGGAAGGGATACAAAGAATTTGCATGGGGTCATGATAACTTAAAGCCGATGTCAATGGGATCGCACGATTGGTTCGGTTTGGGATTGACCATTGTTGATTCGTTGGACACACTGTATATTATGGATTTACAGGAAG AATTTGAGGAAGCCAGAAATTGGATCGAAATGTACTTGAAGTTCGATAAAAATGTGGaagtaaatttgtttgaaGTGACGATTCGAGTACTCGGCGGCTTATTATCAACTTATCACCTGAGTGgcgataaaatgtttttaaccAAAGCG ATTGATTTGGGTAATCGTTTACTTCCTTGCTTTGACTCACCGTCGGGAATACCATTTTCGGATATCAATTTATCAACGATGAAGGCACACTCACCGAAATGGTCACCAGATAGTTCAACTAGTGAAGTCACTACCATTCAATTGGAATTTAGAGATTTGTCTCGTTCGACCGGTGATTCAAATTATGAAGAG atttCAGCTAGAATCAACGAAAAAGTGCATTCGTTACCAAAGAAAGATGGATTGGTGCCAATATTTATTAATGCCAACACAggaacatttcgaaatttcgcCACAATTTCACTGGGCGCTAGGGGAGACTCATATTATGAATACTTGCTGAAACAGTGGCTTCAAACTGGCAAAAAAGACGACGACTT CATCATTGGCGATTACAAGACCGCCATCGGCGGCGTACTGGAACATTTGGTGAAGGAAACTCCAAAAGAACACCACGTCTACATCGGTGAACTAATCAACGGCAAAGATTTCAAACCGAAAATGGATCATTTGACGTGCTACTTGCCCGGTACATTGCTGCTCGGCCATAAAAATGGAATGCCACCCACCCACTTGAAACTCGCACAAGATCTGCTTGAAACGTGCTATCAGACGTACATGAAACAACCGACCCAACTAGCACCGGAAATAACTTATTTCAATTTGAACGGTGAAAGTGAATCGGATCTGTATGTGAAAACGACCGATGCTCATAACTTGTTGCGGCCGGAATTCGTCGAAAgtttatattatttttatgcGTTGACGGGTAACGCCACATATCAGGACATGGGCTGGAATATATTTCAGGCCTTCGAAAAATACACGAAAGTCAAAAATGGTTACACATccattggtaatgtgaagagTGTGCTGAATGTAAAGCCGCGTGATATGATGGAATCGTTTTTCCTCGGCGAAACGTTGaagtatttttatttgttatttaGTGATGATCGAAAGGAAATTGACTTGGAGAAATTCGTTTTCAATTCGGAGGCGCATCCATTGCCAATTAGaaccaattaa